A window of Streptomyces sp. NBC_01241 genomic DNA:
CTTCCCAGCGCCGCCGCCGGATCGTCGTCCGCCGGGCCTGCCGGAACCCAGTGCCCGTTCTCCTTGCGATAGGGCCACCAGCGCCCGTCCCGCCCGTACCTGAGCTGCACACCGGCTTCCACGGCGGTCCAGTGATTGCCCGTCGACCGGAGCAGTGGCTGCTCGCCCTCTTCCCACGCCGCGGCGAGCCGGGCCCGGGCCCGGGCCAGCGATTCCGGATCCGGCGTCCATTCCTCGTCGAGCACGGTGAGCGCGGCCGCCCCGCCGTACTGCCAGGCACGCACCGCCGCGTCGAGTCCGGCCCGCGACCGCCCTGATCCGGCGGCCAGCCGCGTCGAGATCCAGGGCTCGGGCCGGGCATCCGCGATCAGCCGTACGGCGTCCTGCTGCGGCGTCAACCCGGCTGGGGGCGGCTGCCGTTCATGGCCAGGGGAGAGGGCGTCCGCCAGCATCCGGTGAGCGCGTGCCGCACCGTCCCTCGCCAGGAACTCCAGGACCGCCGGATCGACGCCGGGTTCCGGTTCCGTCTCCGTGTCCAGCGACGGCGCGGGGCCCGGTTCCGCGGGCAGCGGCGGCGGAGCGGGCAGCGGCGGCAGGATGTCCCGCGCGGTGAACGCCTCGTCCGCCCGTACACCCTGGTCCTTCGCCTTCGCGGCCGAGGCGCCGGACCCGTCGCAGAAGGAGGCCGGCCCGTCCGGTGACCGCCCCTCGGCACGGGCGGCGATTCGCTCCTGGAGCTCGTCCAGGAGCCACCGCTCGCCGCGCCCCCGCATGAGCAACAGGACGAACGGATCCTGGTCCAGCAGCCGTGCCACCTGATAACAGAGGGCGGCGGTGTGCGGGCAGTGGTCCCAGGTCTCGCAGGTGCACTCCGGGTCCAGACCGCCGATCCCCGGGAGCAGTTCCACACCGGCCGCCGACGCGTCCTCCACCAGGTGCGGCGGCATCTCGCGGTCGAGGAGCGCCGCGATGTACCCGGCCCGGGCGGCTGCTATGTCCAGGAACCGTCCCCAGTCCGCCTCACTCAGCTCCTGGAGGAGTACATCACTGCGGTACGTGGACGAGTCACGGTCCCGGACGACCGCGGTGATCCGGCCGGGCCGCACGGTAACCGCTCCGACCCGGCCCTCGCGGGCGAACCCGCGCCCCTTCTTGAGCTGTGCGCCGTCCAGGGCGGTGTCCTCCAGGGCCTTCAGCCATGCCCGCCCCCACCAGGTCTGCGCGAAGCCGCGGCCGCGCTCGGGCGGCAGCGCGGCGAAGGTACGTTCCTGTACCGGAACCGGAAGGTCCCCTCCGTCGGCGGTCTCGGACGCGTACCCGTCACTGTCGTATGCGTCGTTCATCGCGTGCCCCCTCGCAGCTCCACCAGATCGGCCAGTTCCGCATCCGTCAGTTCGGTCAGCGCCGCCTCGCCGGAGCCGAGCACCGCGTCCGCCAGTCCCTGCTTGCGGGCCAGCATGGCGGCGATCCGGTCCTCGACGGTGCCCTCGGCGATGAGCCGGTGCACCTGCACCGGCTGGGTCTGTCCGATCCGGTACGCGCGGTCGGTGGCCTGCGCCTCCACCGCCGGGTTCCACCATCGGTCGAAGTGCACGACATGGCCTGCCCGGGTGAGGTTGAGCCCGGTGCCGGCCGCCTTCAGGGACAGCAGGAAGACCGGGGCTTCGCCCGCCTGGAAGCGGTTCACCATCGCCTCCCGCTCCGCGACCGGCGTACCGCCGTGCAAGAACTGCGTGCGCACCCCGCGGGCCGCCAGATGCTGTTCGAGGAGCCGGGCCATCTGTACGTACTGGGTGAAGACGAGGACACTCGCGCCCTCCGCCAGGATCGTGTCCAGCAGCTCGTCCAGCAGCTCCACCTTGCCCGAACGGTCCTCGATCCGGGGCTCCTTCTCCTTGAGGTACTGCGCGGGGTGGTTGCAGATCTGCTTCAGGGCCGTCAACAGCTTCACGACGAGACCGCGGCGGGCGAGGCCGTCGGCGCCGGAGATCGCGGCCAGCGTCTCGCGTACCACTGCCTCGTACAGGCCCGTCTGTTCCGCCGTCAGCGACACCGTCCGGTCGGTCTCGGTCTTCGGCGGCAGTTCGGGCGCGATGCCGGGATCCGACTTGCGCCGTCGCAGCAGGAATGGCCGCACCAGCGCGGCGAGCCGCTCGGCCGCCGCCGGGTCGCCGCCCTCCGCGGTCCGCGCGTAGCGGGTACGGAACGTGCCGAGCCTGCCCAGCAGACCAGGTGTCGTCCAGTCGAGGATCGCCCACAGCTCGGACAGGTTGTTCTCCACGGGAGTGCCGGTGAGCGCGACCCGTGCCTGTGCGCCGATCGTCCGCAGCTGCTTGGCCGTTGCCGAGTACGGGTTCTTGACGTGCTGAGCCTCGTCGGCCACCACCATGCCCCAGCGGACGTCGGCGAGTTTTGCCGCGTCGAGCCGCATCGTGC
This region includes:
- a CDS encoding SWF or SNF family helicase, yielding MNDAYDSDGYASETADGGDLPVPVQERTFAALPPERGRGFAQTWWGRAWLKALEDTALDGAQLKKGRGFAREGRVGAVTVRPGRITAVVRDRDSSTYRSDVLLQELSEADWGRFLDIAAARAGYIAALLDREMPPHLVEDASAAGVELLPGIGGLDPECTCETWDHCPHTAALCYQVARLLDQDPFVLLLMRGRGERWLLDELQERIAARAEGRSPDGPASFCDGSGASAAKAKDQGVRADEAFTARDILPPLPAPPPLPAEPGPAPSLDTETEPEPGVDPAVLEFLARDGAARAHRMLADALSPGHERQPPPAGLTPQQDAVRLIADARPEPWISTRLAAGSGRSRAGLDAAVRAWQYGGAAALTVLDEEWTPDPESLARARARLAAAWEEGEQPLLRSTGNHWTAVEAGVQLRYGRDGRWWPYRKENGHWVPAGPADDDPAAALGSSSGSDG